One genomic window of Deinococcus metalli includes the following:
- a CDS encoding copper resistance CopC family protein — MKSVLLVLTALLSSTALAHTEVTAITPRRSAVVIAPKVVTLTISEPVNLRFCTVRVMAIPVGKTAAQASALALAAKNGAPQLASVTQAASGLSTVVCVPLRPALTAGAYVIAWKLLSDDGHPVTGFSTFRVK, encoded by the coding sequence ATGAAATCCGTTCTGCTTGTCCTGACCGCGCTGCTGTCATCGACTGCTCTGGCCCACACGGAGGTGACGGCCATCACCCCCAGGCGCAGTGCAGTCGTGATCGCCCCCAAGGTGGTGACGCTGACCATCAGTGAGCCCGTGAACCTGCGCTTCTGCACCGTCCGCGTGATGGCCATTCCGGTGGGCAAGACGGCCGCGCAGGCGTCCGCACTGGCCCTCGCCGCGAAGAATGGAGCGCCCCAACTGGCCAGCGTGACCCAGGCCGCGTCGGGGCTGTCCACCGTGGTCTGTGTTCCCCTGAGGCCGGCGTTGACGGCCGGTGCGTACGTGATCGCGTGGAAACTCCTGTCCGATGACGGGCACCCGGTGACGGGCTTCAGTACCTTCCGCGTGAAGTGA